CCGGATAAAAATCACCCAATGCAGCTTCACGTAATGACGCCATCAAGTGCTGATCGATACCCCTGCCTCCTCCCTGATAGGCCTGAGAAGAGAGATCATGGCGATCACCCACAACCCAAGTTCCCTTTGACAAGGCTGGCTTGATAATATTTTCCACCAATTGGACTCTGGCAGCATATAACATCAGTAGCTCAGCTTTATCTGTCAGTGATTCTCCTTTAACGTCTTGTTTAATCAGCTCACGTAATTTTTCTGCCAACGGCGTTCCGCCGGGTTCACGGGTCAGTACCACATCAGCAATCCCAGACTGTTTCAAGGTTTCAACCACTGTTTGGATTGCTGTTGTTTTTCCCGCGCCCTCAAGCCCTTCAATTACAATAAATTTGCTGTTCATTTATCCTGTTTTAACCTTTGGCGATAAAAACTGACTGCTTTATTATGTTCTGTCAGATTGGTGGTGAATGTATGGCCCCCATCACCATTGGCGACAAAATATAAGTATTGTGTCACAGCGGGGTGCGCTGCTGCCTTAATTGAAGCCAAACCCGGCATAGCGATGGGGGTAGGTGGTAATCCATCAATCATATAAGTGTTGTAGGCGGTGAATGTGTTAAGGTTGCTGCGGAAAATTGTTCCCGTATATTTATCACCCAATCCATAAATCACCGTCGGATCAGTTTGCAATCTCATCTTTAACCGTAGACGATTGACGAATACAGAGGCAACTTTGGTGCGTTCAGACTCAATTGCTGTCTCTTTTTCAATGATAGAGGCCATGATCAACATTTCATAGGCACTTTTATAAGGCAGGTTCTTCTCCCGGTTTTCCCACGCCTGCCCGACTACCATTTTCATTTTGTCATGGGCTCGTTTGAGTAATTCCAGGTCACTTGTGCCTGCGGTATACAGGTAGGTATCAGGATAAAACCAACCTTCCAGTGACTCTCCCTCTTTCATCCCTAAAATATCAAGCAGCGCTTTCGGCGTTTTGCTTTCTGTTTCATGCTTTAAATAGGGCGCATTCTGCAATGTTTTTGACCAATCAGAAAGACGACTACCTTCCACAAAGCGAATGGCAAACTGAGCTTCTTTGCCACTGGCAAACAGTTGCAGGACAGCCCTTAAGGACATGCCTTTCTGCAAGCGGTAAGTTCCGGCCTTAAACTTCGCCAGTTCCGGTTCAAGGCGAAATAACCATGACAGTAATTGGTTATCTTCAATTAATTTATGCTGAGTCAGTAAGACTTCCAGCCCAGCGCGTCCCGTTCCCGCCGGCACAGTAAATATAAGTTCTTGGCTAAGATGAATATCTTGATCAGCAAAGTTTTCTATTTTCTTCATAAAAGAAAAAAATAGGATCACAGCAATCGCGATAATCAATCCGGGCAGGATAAAAATGCGCTTTTTTAGTTTCATTCGATCATCACTTTATTTGTGCTTCTGAATACTCACTAAGGTTTCAAACATTCAGGTAATAAATATTCACACAATTCTCTTGATTGATATTCCCACACAGATTGGTTTTTATGCGCTTGAATTTGATTTACTGGCATCACTGGCATTAAGGAATTACAAATAAACACTTCATCTGCATGAGCCAGAACCTCAGGATAGCGCATGACACATGATAAGTGATAATCACTTTCCGCCAACAATCCGATTATTTTGTGTCGCATGACACCTTCGACACCACACTGACTGAGATCTGGCGTATAAACATTTTTTCCTTTTCGCCAGAAAATATTGGCAGTACAGCATTCAGCCAATAGGCCATTACTATCGAGTACCAGAGCTTCATCGACTTTGGTTTGGTCAATGAACCGTTTGATCAGAACCTGCTCCAAACGATTTAAGTGTTTAATGCCCGCCAGATAGGGATTAATTCCCATCGAAATAGGACTTAGGGACAATGAAACCCCTTTTTGACGCTGAGTAATATACCGTTCAGGATACGAACTTAAAGATACGATCTGTGTCGGCTCAATCGTATCATCAAAACTGTAGCC
This genomic interval from Xenorhabdus doucetiae contains the following:
- the tmk gene encoding dTMP kinase gives rise to the protein MNSKFIVIEGLEGAGKTTAIQTVVETLKQSGIADVVLTREPGGTPLAEKLRELIKQDVKGESLTDKAELLMLYAARVQLVENIIKPALSKGTWVVGDRHDLSSQAYQGGGRGIDQHLMASLREAALGDFYPDLTLYLDLPPEIGLQRALERGELDRIEKESLDFFHRTRARYLELVAKDGSIKQIDATQPLEKVQDDIRHTLLDWLKQHGSKEQEIQA
- the mltG gene encoding endolytic transglycosylase MltG: MKLKKRIFILPGLIIAIAVILFFSFMKKIENFADQDIHLSQELIFTVPAGTGRAGLEVLLTQHKLIEDNQLLSWLFRLEPELAKFKAGTYRLQKGMSLRAVLQLFASGKEAQFAIRFVEGSRLSDWSKTLQNAPYLKHETESKTPKALLDILGMKEGESLEGWFYPDTYLYTAGTSDLELLKRAHDKMKMVVGQAWENREKNLPYKSAYEMLIMASIIEKETAIESERTKVASVFVNRLRLKMRLQTDPTVIYGLGDKYTGTIFRSNLNTFTAYNTYMIDGLPPTPIAMPGLASIKAAAHPAVTQYLYFVANGDGGHTFTTNLTEHNKAVSFYRQRLKQDK
- the pabC gene encoding aminodeoxychorismate lyase: MTYWINGHQCDDLPVNDRAVQFGDGCFTTIRVEQGLPALLPLHIKRLQRGVEKLFMPTRDWPQLETHIKQVAKGCELGVLKVILSRGAGGRGYSFDDTIEPTQIVSLSSYPERYITQRQKGVSLSLSPISMGINPYLAGIKHLNRLEQVLIKRFIDQTKVDEALVLDSNGLLAECCTANIFWRKGKNVYTPDLSQCGVEGVMRHKIIGLLAESDYHLSCVMRYPEVLAHADEVFICNSLMPVMPVNQIQAHKNQSVWEYQSRELCEYLLPECLKP